Proteins encoded together in one Deinococcus irradiatisoli window:
- a CDS encoding LptF/LptG family permease has product MVMFTAVLSFGYFFISSQWIVGAPIGLILQWIAYQVPDTLVKIFPMAVVLMVVVAFGRMATERELVAVQSGGVSLGRLARPAAATALVITALSVWLSLWVAPQANVATRSLYWDGLTGAGLATLSGKTLDLGNNLLLSPGRYDTGKRQMNGVRIEQWSPDNAQQGTIIFAESGTFTGNEIKLRNYHIYTVNYAGIQALGQVPQGDPAAFQAAVQNVFPAVQASEDPNAELTIDTGLSRAETLAKYADAIGADAAGWPQLITQLTAPNVPQADRDAARLTLNRKLSLPFGNLVLALAALPFALRFGRSLGVALGSALLISLVYYLLFFLGLTVAGQSVQLSEVGAWLANLVFFVAGLWMLRRT; this is encoded by the coding sequence ATGGTGATGTTCACCGCCGTGCTGAGTTTCGGCTACTTCTTTATCAGTTCTCAGTGGATTGTCGGCGCGCCGATCGGGCTGATTTTGCAGTGGATCGCCTATCAGGTTCCCGATACCCTGGTGAAAATCTTTCCGATGGCGGTGGTCCTGATGGTGGTGGTGGCGTTTGGCCGAATGGCCACCGAGCGCGAACTGGTAGCAGTGCAATCCGGCGGCGTGTCGCTGGGACGCCTGGCGCGTCCGGCGGCGGCGACGGCACTGGTGATCACGGCGCTGTCGGTGTGGCTCTCGCTGTGGGTGGCCCCGCAGGCGAATGTCGCCACCCGCAGCCTCTACTGGGACGGCCTGACCGGCGCCGGCCTCGCCACCCTCAGCGGAAAAACGCTCGACCTGGGCAACAATCTGCTGCTCAGCCCCGGGCGCTACGACACCGGCAAGCGCCAGATGAACGGCGTGCGCATCGAGCAGTGGTCGCCGGACAACGCCCAGCAGGGCACCATCATTTTTGCCGAGAGCGGCACCTTTACCGGCAACGAGATCAAGCTGAGAAACTACCACATCTACACCGTCAACTACGCCGGCATCCAGGCGCTGGGGCAGGTGCCGCAGGGCGATCCGGCGGCGTTTCAGGCGGCGGTGCAAAACGTCTTTCCGGCGGTGCAGGCGTCCGAGGATCCCAACGCCGAACTCACTATCGACACCGGCCTGTCGCGGGCCGAGACGCTCGCCAAGTACGCCGACGCCATCGGCGCCGACGCGGCGGGCTGGCCGCAGCTGATCACCCAGCTCACCGCCCCCAACGTGCCGCAGGCCGACCGGGACGCCGCCCGGCTGACCCTCAACCGCAAGCTCTCGCTGCCGTTCGGGAACCTGGTGCTGGCGCTCGCGGCCCTGCCGTTCGCGCTGAGGTTCGGACGCAGCCTGGGCGTGGCGCTGGGCAGCGCCCTACTGATTTCGCTGGTGTACTACCTGCTGTTTTTCCTGGGCCTGACGGTGGCGGGACAAAGCGTGCAGCTGAGTGAGGTGGGAGCGTGGCTGGCCAATCTGGTGTTCTTCGTGGCGGGGCTGTGGATGCTCCGCCGGACCTGA
- a CDS encoding MGDG synthase family glycosyltransferase → MKTLILSASFGSGHHQANEAMGQALQALLPSTQARQTDFLRHLRRYERSVVLGTYLAWLRHSPETYRWYYHFTDRESEPKTIRDTYKWMGRQGLRRELLSYQPQVVVSSYPTPAAVAGHLRARDHFDFLNVLVVTDYRVHQHWVRPEADLLLVPTPETGRQMVERGIPQERVVVTGIPIHPRYRELIGADKAALRLKHGLDPELPLLLMSGGGQGTYRSLEKVLRELGALGRAVQVLVLAAPGGAQVQQWGGATIHRLGFTNAFPELLAASDLVVGKAGGLTVAEATTLGVPMVIYDPIPGQEEYNAEYLVRGQAAIWTRTLAEVRPAVLGALEAAEQARLSAGARQLGVPDAADRAARAILSAFEARQLLP, encoded by the coding sequence ATGAAAACCCTGATTCTCTCGGCGTCGTTCGGCAGCGGCCACCATCAGGCCAACGAAGCGATGGGGCAGGCGCTGCAAGCCCTCTTGCCGAGCACCCAGGCGCGCCAGACCGATTTTCTGCGCCACCTGCGCCGCTACGAGCGCAGCGTGGTGCTGGGCACCTACCTGGCCTGGCTGCGCCACAGCCCGGAAACCTACCGCTGGTACTACCACTTCACCGACCGCGAGAGCGAGCCGAAAACCATCCGCGACACCTACAAATGGATGGGTCGCCAGGGCCTGCGGCGCGAACTGCTCAGTTACCAGCCGCAGGTGGTGGTGAGTTCGTACCCCACCCCGGCGGCGGTGGCCGGGCACCTGCGCGCGCGCGACCACTTCGATTTCCTCAACGTGCTGGTGGTCACCGATTACCGGGTGCACCAGCACTGGGTCAGGCCCGAAGCCGACCTGCTGCTGGTGCCGACCCCCGAAACCGGGCGGCAGATGGTCGAGCGCGGCATTCCGCAGGAGCGGGTGGTAGTCACCGGCATCCCGATTCACCCGCGCTACCGCGAGCTGATTGGCGCCGACAAAGCGGCCTTGCGGCTCAAGCACGGCCTCGACCCCGAGCTGCCGCTGCTGCTGATGTCGGGCGGCGGGCAAGGCACCTACCGCAGCCTGGAAAAAGTGCTGCGCGAGCTCGGGGCGCTGGGTCGGGCCGTGCAGGTGCTGGTGCTGGCCGCGCCGGGCGGCGCTCAGGTGCAGCAGTGGGGCGGCGCCACCATTCACCGGCTGGGCTTTACCAACGCGTTTCCCGAACTGCTGGCCGCCTCGGATCTGGTGGTGGGCAAGGCCGGCGGCCTGACGGTGGCCGAGGCCACCACCCTGGGCGTGCCGATGGTGATCTACGACCCCATTCCCGGCCAGGAAGAGTACAACGCCGAGTATCTGGTGCGCGGACAGGCGGCCATCTGGACCCGCACGCTGGCCGAGGTGCGCCCGGCGGTGCTCGGCGCCCTGGAAGCTGCTGAGCAGGCCCGCCTGAGTGCCGGCGCGCGGCAGCTCGGCGTGCCGGACGCCGCCGACCGGGCCGCACGGGCCATTCTGAGCGCTTTCGAAGCGCGCCAGCTGCTCCCGTGA
- a CDS encoding polysaccharide deacetylase family protein yields MKRAALLTGLGAALAAYLGLPYLLVQRLGLGLVRQGSWSHYDLALTFDDGPAPATTPAVLDALKAAGARATFFVLVERAEAHPDLIRRMRREGHQIELHAVRHRHSWLRSPWGAFLEPRLGAERLTRLTGERPRFHRPPHGAYTLATVLGQRRAGLVGAHWDVEGRDWHPDFTPQRVAQRVLARAHPGAVVVLHDAGPGSANTVPALPGLLSALSERGYTFHPLGTLPGLRPLGRQTLPRRLSGLLDRVFDRLGHLEPVMGRADQAFRIGVVRLPAGPFTLRSGRVIEKGATVLELHVNSPHMVDFGVKRGMRRAIAWDLPWLAEEILGRPEWRRAEGIYTLGSLSTLAAMFGLENHAVSPADARRLTRWANLLRLAYGNPPAAPVAKLSLIDMDSFLARYAGKGKDQAEGGPAPRRS; encoded by the coding sequence GTGAAACGCGCCGCCCTGCTGACCGGACTGGGCGCGGCGCTGGCGGCCTACCTGGGGCTGCCGTACCTGCTGGTGCAGCGGCTGGGGCTGGGGCTGGTGCGCCAGGGCAGCTGGAGCCACTACGACCTGGCTCTCACCTTCGACGACGGGCCCGCCCCGGCCACCACCCCGGCGGTGCTCGACGCTTTGAAGGCCGCTGGAGCACGGGCCACCTTTTTCGTGCTGGTGGAACGGGCCGAGGCGCATCCCGACCTTATCCGGCGGATGCGCCGGGAAGGCCACCAGATCGAGTTGCACGCCGTTCGGCACCGCCACAGCTGGCTGCGCAGTCCCTGGGGCGCGTTTCTGGAGCCGCGCCTGGGGGCCGAGCGCCTGACCCGCCTGACGGGGGAGCGGCCGCGCTTTCACCGCCCGCCGCACGGCGCTTATACGCTCGCCACCGTGCTGGGACAGCGCCGCGCCGGGCTCGTCGGTGCCCACTGGGACGTGGAGGGCCGCGACTGGCACCCCGACTTCACGCCCCAGCGCGTTGCTCAGAGGGTGCTGGCGCGGGCGCATCCCGGCGCGGTGGTCGTGCTGCACGATGCCGGGCCCGGCTCGGCCAACACGGTCCCAGCATTGCCGGGGCTGCTGAGCGCCCTTTCCGAGCGCGGCTACACCTTCCATCCCCTCGGTACCCTGCCAGGACTGCGGCCCCTGGGACGCCAGACCCTGCCGCGCCGGTTGTCAGGCCTGCTCGACCGGGTCTTTGACCGGCTGGGCCACCTCGAGCCGGTGATGGGCCGCGCCGACCAGGCCTTCCGGATCGGGGTGGTGCGCCTGCCGGCGGGGCCGTTTACCCTGCGCAGCGGGCGGGTGATCGAAAAAGGCGCGACGGTGCTCGAACTGCATGTCAACAGTCCGCACATGGTGGACTTCGGCGTCAAGCGCGGCATGCGCCGGGCCATCGCCTGGGATCTGCCCTGGCTGGCCGAGGAGATTCTGGGCCGCCCGGAGTGGCGCCGCGCCGAGGGGATCTATACCCTGGGCAGCTTGTCGACGCTGGCGGCGATGTTCGGCCTGGAAAACCACGCCGTGTCGCCCGCCGACGCCCGGCGCCTGACCCGCTGGGCCAACCTGCTGCGCCTGGCCTACGGCAACCCCCCGGCCGCGCCCGTCGCCAAGCTCAGCTTGATCGACATGGACTCGTTCCTGGCCCGTTATGCCGGAAAGGGCAAGGACCAGGCCGAGGGCGGGCCGGCCCCCCGGCGGTCTTGA
- the der gene encoding ribosome biogenesis GTPase Der — MHKVAIVGRPNVGKSSLFNRLVGRREAVVADFPGVTRDAKEGLMMYQNHRIILIDTGGLWSGDEWEQAIREKAEWAMEGAQSVIFLTDPREGLTTADYEVADWLRKLGKPVIVAANKIDSPKHETYLAELWGLGFGDPVALSAEHARGLDDLLDRVMLHLPADTEDVPDIAPIRISFIGRPNVGKSSLLNALTGSERVIVADQPGTTRDSVDVEWDYAGQRFVLVDTAGIRKRPDTSIEEYAIERSKTAIERSDVIWLVVNADEIGDHELKLANLAYDSGKPVIVVVNKWDLVPDEELKRTERELSEKLHHISYAPRVYTSAINEYGIHDMLAEAMKLYEKWQSRVPTSELNRWLGIWTMKQRVPNFHGKPLRMYFMTQVETAPPTFAVFCNRAEFVTRAYEGFLMNRIREDLGMAGVPVRLKWKEKGPYKRGKGGDDDAEDAPAPRKASRAAKS; from the coding sequence ATGCATAAAGTCGCCATCGTGGGACGCCCCAACGTGGGCAAGTCCAGTTTGTTCAACCGTCTGGTGGGCCGGCGCGAAGCCGTCGTCGCCGACTTCCCCGGCGTGACCCGCGACGCCAAGGAAGGCCTGATGATGTACCAGAACCACCGCATCATCTTGATCGATACCGGCGGGCTGTGGAGCGGTGACGAGTGGGAGCAGGCCATTCGCGAGAAGGCCGAGTGGGCCATGGAAGGCGCCCAGAGCGTCATCTTCCTGACCGACCCGCGCGAGGGCCTGACCACCGCCGATTACGAGGTGGCCGACTGGCTGCGTAAACTCGGCAAGCCGGTGATCGTGGCCGCCAACAAGATCGATTCGCCCAAGCACGAAACCTACCTGGCCGAGTTGTGGGGCCTGGGCTTCGGCGATCCGGTGGCCCTCAGCGCCGAACACGCCCGTGGCCTCGACGACCTGCTCGACCGGGTGATGCTGCACCTGCCGGCCGACACCGAGGACGTGCCGGACATCGCGCCGATTCGCATTTCCTTTATCGGTCGGCCCAACGTGGGCAAATCGAGCCTGCTCAACGCCCTGACCGGCTCGGAACGGGTGATCGTGGCCGACCAGCCCGGCACCACCCGCGACTCGGTGGACGTGGAGTGGGACTACGCGGGCCAACGCTTCGTGCTGGTGGACACCGCTGGCATTCGCAAGCGCCCCGACACCAGCATCGAGGAATACGCCATCGAGCGCAGCAAGACCGCCATCGAGCGCAGCGACGTGATCTGGCTGGTCGTCAACGCCGACGAGATCGGCGACCACGAACTCAAGCTCGCCAACCTCGCCTACGACAGCGGCAAGCCGGTGATCGTGGTGGTCAATAAGTGGGACCTGGTACCGGACGAGGAACTCAAGCGCACCGAGCGCGAACTCAGCGAGAAGCTGCACCACATCTCCTACGCGCCGCGCGTGTATACCTCGGCCATCAACGAGTACGGCATTCACGACATGCTAGCCGAGGCGATGAAGCTCTACGAGAAGTGGCAAAGCCGCGTGCCGACCAGCGAACTCAACCGCTGGCTGGGCATCTGGACCATGAAGCAGCGCGTGCCCAACTTCCACGGCAAGCCGCTGCGGATGTACTTCATGACCCAGGTGGAAACCGCGCCGCCCACCTTCGCGGTGTTCTGCAACCGGGCCGAATTCGTCACCCGCGCCTACGAGGGCTTTCTGATGAACCGCATCCGCGAGGACCTCGGCATGGCCGGCGTGCCGGTGCGCCTCAAGTGGAAGGAAAAGGGTCCGTACAAGCGCGGCAAGGGCGGCGACGATGACGCCGAAGACGCGCCTGCGCCGCGCAAGGCCAGCCGGGCTGCCAAAAGCTGA
- a CDS encoding DUF512 domain-containing protein, giving the protein MTATAFPTRKDSEEVFPAPIKSVEVGSPAERAGVRPGDQLLRVNGQAVTDVLAYRHLLSQGKASLEISRPVSLPFFATPQDHHTVKADTQAQTFTFEVEWEDPGLDFEEVLFDGIKKCANKCDFCYVHQMPRGFRKSLYIMDDDYRLSFLYGSFVTLTNLTEHDINRILDENLSPLYVSVHAANQELRQDMMKWWRLKVKDPQATQIQGMIERLSSIDLYTQIVLLPGRNDGDHFDETLDYLTSRPNVISAAVVPIGLTSHRTNLPDVRTFTSEEARDVLKRANVWRRKMLAERGTRFIFPSDEFYLLAGEALPSEEEYEGFPMLENGVGMIRDFLNEPLPPLPARLPAPKKVILGTGLLFADSLDKAVEPLRSIENLDIEVRALENVTFGKVTTVAGLLTGRCFRAGIQPGEADLLIVPPTTLRYGTELMIDNTSLTDLMQALRMEVKPGGSTLGELARVVLEGAASSGPQFGMSAHAAKESSRPNEPFQS; this is encoded by the coding sequence TTGACGGCCACAGCGTTTCCCACCAGAAAAGACAGTGAAGAAGTGTTTCCGGCCCCGATCAAATCGGTGGAAGTCGGCAGCCCCGCCGAGCGTGCCGGCGTGCGGCCCGGCGATCAACTCCTGCGCGTCAATGGCCAAGCTGTGACCGATGTGCTGGCTTACCGCCACCTGCTCTCGCAGGGTAAGGCCAGCCTGGAAATCAGCCGGCCGGTCAGCTTGCCGTTTTTCGCCACGCCGCAGGACCACCACACCGTCAAGGCCGATACCCAGGCCCAGACCTTCACCTTCGAGGTCGAGTGGGAAGACCCCGGCCTGGACTTCGAGGAAGTGCTGTTCGACGGCATCAAGAAATGCGCCAACAAGTGTGACTTCTGCTACGTCCACCAGATGCCGCGCGGCTTTCGCAAGAGCCTCTACATCATGGACGACGATTACCGCCTGTCGTTTCTGTACGGCTCTTTCGTTACCCTGACCAATCTCACCGAGCACGACATCAACCGGATTCTCGACGAGAACCTCTCGCCCTTGTACGTCTCGGTGCACGCTGCCAACCAGGAACTGCGTCAGGACATGATGAAGTGGTGGCGCCTGAAGGTCAAAGACCCGCAGGCCACCCAGATTCAGGGCATGATCGAGCGCCTTTCGAGCATCGACCTGTACACCCAGATCGTGCTGCTGCCGGGCCGCAACGACGGCGACCACTTCGACGAAACGCTCGACTACCTCACCTCGCGGCCCAACGTGATCTCGGCGGCGGTGGTGCCAATCGGCCTGACCTCCCACCGCACCAATCTGCCGGACGTGCGCACCTTCACGTCCGAGGAAGCCCGCGACGTGCTGAAACGGGCCAACGTCTGGCGCCGCAAGATGCTGGCCGAGCGCGGTACCCGGTTCATTTTCCCCAGCGACGAGTTCTACCTGCTGGCTGGGGAAGCGCTGCCCAGCGAGGAGGAGTACGAGGGCTTTCCGATGCTGGAAAACGGCGTCGGCATGATCCGCGATTTTCTCAACGAGCCGCTGCCGCCGCTGCCGGCGCGCCTGCCGGCGCCGAAGAAAGTCATTCTCGGCACCGGCCTGCTGTTCGCGGATTCACTCGACAAAGCGGTGGAGCCGCTACGCTCTATCGAGAACCTAGACATCGAGGTGCGTGCCCTGGAAAACGTCACCTTCGGCAAGGTCACGACCGTCGCGGGCCTGCTCACGGGGCGTTGCTTTAGGGCCGGCATCCAGCCGGGCGAGGCCGATCTGTTGATCGTGCCGCCCACCACCCTACGCTACGGCACCGAACTGATGATCGACAACACCAGCCTCACCGACTTAATGCAGGCCCTGCGGATGGAGGTCAAACCCGGCGGCAGCACCCTGGGCGAACTCGCCCGCGTGGTGCTGGAAGGCGCGGCGAGCAGCGGCCCGCAGTTCGGCATGAGCGCCCATGCCGCCAAGGAAAGCAGCCGACCCAACGAACCGTTTCAGAGCTGA
- the mscL gene encoding large conductance mechanosensitive channel protein MscL: MWSGFEKFLLRGNVVDLAVGVVMGAAFGNVVTAFTKAFLEPLIRLTGGGRVAGTLVLRPPRVVDGLDIPPLVLDYGSFLTALIGFVLTAAVIYFFVVVPINTLMERFKRQEKPSEEEVSNEEKLLAEIRDLLKQQVPMQPSAQVPEAPLSD, from the coding sequence ATGTGGAGCGGATTCGAAAAGTTTTTACTGCGCGGCAACGTCGTCGATCTGGCGGTCGGCGTGGTGATGGGCGCGGCGTTCGGCAACGTGGTGACGGCGTTTACCAAGGCGTTTCTCGAACCGCTCATTCGCCTGACCGGCGGCGGGCGGGTGGCCGGGACCCTGGTGCTGCGTCCTCCCCGGGTGGTGGACGGCCTGGATATCCCACCGCTTGTGCTCGACTACGGCAGCTTCCTGACGGCCCTGATCGGCTTCGTGCTGACGGCGGCCGTGATCTACTTTTTCGTGGTGGTGCCGATCAATACGCTGATGGAGCGCTTCAAGCGGCAGGAAAAGCCCAGCGAGGAAGAAGTCAGCAACGAGGAAAAGCTGCTGGCCGAGATCCGCGACCTGCTCAAGCAGCAGGTGCCGATGC